A window of the Spirochaetae bacterium HGW-Spirochaetae-1 genome harbors these coding sequences:
- a CDS encoding terminase, translating to MNALAFAFNINDLRIELARRDFWEFCKINSPEFYREDRVFLREYCQTLQALYEGRIVKFSPEDPWQIVDQKALQDHIKCTRLMINVPPRHGKSRTLVLFTSWVFGHDNESRVITCSYNDEEAKDFSKYTRDTIMEEKSDVDANDIVFSDIFPGTKVKHGDAGFGKWALDGQFFNYKGAGIGGAVTGKGGKILIVDDPVKGDEIAYSETALNKIWKWYTGTFLSRREEGAIEIMNHTRWSDLDPCGRILAGPDGHSWYVFKREAYDSVSNMMLCPDLLSRESYEYLKRNADRAIFMANYHQVTIDDKDRLYRELKTYSDIPGEFERIISYTDTADEGDDYLCSIVAGEYRKELWILDVLYTKAGMEVTEPQTAEFFVQNDVRHSKIESNNGGRGFARAVERILWEEYGTRRVHITWFHQTKNKLARILTESNYIMQHVYFPHNWHERWPEFFKDIMRFKKESKNVYFDAPDALTGLAEMVNQGVREMQAHRAT from the coding sequence ATGAATGCTCTGGCATTTGCGTTCAACATAAATGATTTGAGAATAGAGCTGGCCCGGAGGGACTTCTGGGAGTTCTGCAAAATCAACTCGCCGGAATTCTACCGGGAAGACCGGGTATTTCTACGTGAGTATTGTCAGACCCTGCAGGCTCTGTATGAAGGCCGCATTGTGAAGTTTTCCCCCGAGGATCCCTGGCAGATCGTTGATCAAAAGGCCCTGCAGGATCACATTAAATGCACCCGCCTCATGATCAATGTGCCGCCCCGGCACGGAAAATCACGGACTCTGGTTCTTTTTACCAGCTGGGTGTTCGGGCATGACAACGAATCCCGGGTGATTACCTGCTCCTATAACGATGAGGAGGCCAAGGATTTCTCGAAGTACACCAGGGACACAATCATGGAAGAGAAATCCGATGTTGATGCGAATGATATCGTTTTTTCAGATATATTCCCGGGAACGAAAGTAAAACATGGCGATGCCGGTTTCGGTAAATGGGCGCTGGATGGACAGTTCTTTAATTACAAAGGCGCAGGAATAGGCGGCGCCGTCACTGGAAAGGGCGGGAAGATACTCATCGTCGATGACCCGGTCAAAGGCGATGAGATCGCCTATTCAGAGACGGCCCTGAATAAAATATGGAAGTGGTACACGGGAACATTCCTCTCCAGGAGGGAAGAGGGCGCGATTGAGATCATGAATCACACCCGCTGGTCGGACCTTGACCCCTGCGGGAGGATTCTCGCCGGGCCTGATGGCCACAGCTGGTATGTGTTCAAGCGTGAAGCGTACGACAGTGTCTCGAACATGATGCTCTGCCCGGACCTTCTTTCCCGGGAATCATATGAATACCTGAAGCGCAACGCGGACCGGGCCATATTCATGGCCAACTATCACCAGGTCACCATCGATGACAAAGACAGGCTTTATCGTGAGCTGAAGACATACAGTGATATTCCCGGGGAATTTGAGCGGATCATCAGTTATACGGACACGGCAGATGAGGGAGACGATTATCTCTGCTCAATCGTTGCCGGAGAATACCGGAAGGAACTATGGATACTCGACGTACTGTACACGAAAGCGGGTATGGAAGTCACAGAGCCGCAGACTGCTGAATTCTTTGTACAGAATGATGTACGGCACAGTAAGATCGAGTCAAATAACGGCGGTCGTGGATTTGCCAGGGCGGTGGAGCGTATTCTCTGGGAGGAGTACGGCACCCGGCGTGTTCATATTACCTGGTTCCATCAGACAAAAAACAAACTGGCACGAATACTCACTGAATCTAACTACATCATGCAGCATGTCTATTTTCCTCATAACTGGCATGAGCGATGGCCTGAGTTTTTTAAGGATATCATGCGATTCAAAAAGGAATCGAAAAACGTATATTTTGATGCACCTGACGCACTGACCGGTCTGGCCGAGATGGTTAACCAGGGCGTCAGAGAAATGCAGGCACACAGAGCAACGTAA
- a CDS encoding adenine methyltransferase: MDSPLAYIGGKSKLSESIIEMIPDHKTYCEVFAGGLWVFFRKDPSMYEVINDLDCDLIAFYRVIQNHLEEFLKQFKYLLVSREQWKDWKDQLETRGLTDIQKAARYYYVQRLSYAGKVKGRSFGTTPESRPRINLLRMEEELSEVHLRFSQVMIENLSWEKVVEKYDKPATFFYLDPPYYSDPCYKHNFEFGDYVRMNEVLQGIAGKFILSINDHPKIRDAFSGFNIKPVELLYTVGDKCSEGKELIISNYEIKAKQQTLF; encoded by the coding sequence ATGGATAGTCCGCTCGCGTATATTGGTGGTAAAAGTAAACTGTCGGAATCGATCATTGAAATGATCCCGGATCATAAAACATACTGTGAGGTTTTTGCCGGGGGGTTGTGGGTGTTTTTCAGGAAGGACCCTTCCATGTATGAGGTGATCAACGATCTGGATTGTGACCTGATTGCCTTTTACCGGGTGATACAGAATCACCTGGAGGAATTTTTAAAGCAGTTTAAGTACCTCCTGGTGTCCCGGGAACAGTGGAAGGACTGGAAGGACCAGCTGGAGACCAGGGGCCTCACGGATATCCAGAAGGCGGCACGGTATTATTATGTACAGCGGTTATCCTATGCCGGGAAGGTGAAGGGGCGGTCCTTCGGGACTACTCCGGAAAGCAGGCCCCGGATTAACCTTCTGAGGATGGAAGAGGAGCTGTCTGAAGTGCATCTCAGATTCTCCCAGGTGATGATCGAGAATCTTTCATGGGAAAAGGTGGTGGAGAAATATGATAAACCGGCGACGTTCTTTTACCTTGATCCGCCGTATTATTCAGATCCCTGTTATAAACATAACTTTGAATTCGGGGACTATGTCAGGATGAATGAGGTCCTGCAGGGAATAGCCGGGAAGTTCATTCTCAGCATCAATGATCATCCGAAGATCAGGGATGCTTTCAGTGGTTTTAATATCAAGCCGGTGGAGCTGCTATATACGGTTGGTGATAAGTGCAGCGAGGGAAAGGAGTTGATCATCAGTAATTATGAGATTAAGGCAAAGCAGCAGACATTATTTTGA